In Companilactobacillus allii, one genomic interval encodes:
- the trmB gene encoding tRNA (guanosine(46)-N7)-methyltransferase TrmB: MRLRNKPWAKDMINDNLDLISVQPENMPGKWQDRFEKQQPLFLELGSGKGGFITELAKNNPQNNYIAMEVQEGAIALLLKKQVENKLSNLQLLLANGANLTDMFAEGEVSGMYLNFSDPWPKTRHEKRRLTYKSFLEQYKYVLEKDGYIQFKTDNQGLFEYSLISMNNFGMNFEDISLDLHNNEKLNEDNIPTEYEEKFSKKGFRINYLKASFK, translated from the coding sequence ATGAGACTTAGAAACAAACCTTGGGCTAAAGATATGATTAATGATAATTTGGATTTAATTTCAGTTCAGCCTGAGAATATGCCGGGAAAATGGCAAGATAGATTTGAAAAACAACAACCACTATTTCTTGAACTTGGTTCAGGAAAAGGTGGTTTTATTACTGAATTAGCTAAGAATAATCCACAGAATAATTATATAGCGATGGAAGTACAAGAAGGTGCGATTGCATTGTTACTAAAAAAGCAAGTTGAAAATAAGCTTTCCAACTTGCAACTATTATTGGCTAATGGTGCTAATTTGACTGACATGTTTGCTGAGGGTGAAGTCAGTGGCATGTATCTTAACTTTTCTGATCCATGGCCAAAGACACGTCACGAAAAGCGTCGATTGACTTATAAGTCATTTTTGGAACAATATAAATATGTATTAGAAAAGGATGGATATATTCAGTTCAAAACCGATAATCAAGGATTATTTGAATATTCATTGATTAGTATGAATAACTTCGGGATGAACTTTGAGGATATATCTTTGGATCTACATAATAACGAGAAGTTAAATGAGGATAATATTCCAACTGAATACGAAGAAAAGTTCTCAAAAAAAGGCTTCAGGATAAATTACCTGAAAGCCAGTTTTAAATAA
- a CDS encoding thioredoxin family protein, producing the protein MKNFEDYNIEDWHQVTKEGKYILFFHADWCPDCKFIEPKLPELVAEYPDFEWISFNRDNNMDIAQELGIMGIPSFVIIENGKEIGRLVNKDRKTKEEVETFINGVVNK; encoded by the coding sequence ATGAAAAATTTTGAAGATTATAATATAGAAGATTGGCACCAAGTTACTAAAGAAGGTAAATATATTTTATTCTTTCACGCTGATTGGTGTCCAGATTGCAAGTTTATTGAACCTAAATTACCTGAACTAGTTGCTGAATATCCAGACTTTGAATGGATTAGTTTTAACCGTGATAATAATATGGATATTGCACAAGAATTAGGCATTATGGGAATTCCTAGTTTTGTTATCATTGAAAATGGAAAAGAAATTGGTAGACTAGTAAATAAAGATCGTAAAACTAAAGAAGAAGTTGAGACCTTTATTAACGGTGTAGTTAACAAATAA
- the ytpR gene encoding YtpR family tRNA-binding protein: MLLSFYNPDVLGDILIVEVVDDTNVTQAVAKKGNTVRIYNDETNETIGFNFFGLGKDLELNTKGQVFLNDDQVSLLNKKLSADGFSDTLEVDNKPKFVIGHVDEIKEHPDSDHLHITQTSVGLDKPVQIVCGAANIDQGQLVVVALPGAVMPTGSEIWPGQLRGVDSYGMICSAKELGIPNAPKKRGILVLDDGVAGQAFDFEKAEKMFN, encoded by the coding sequence ATGCTATTAAGTTTTTATAATCCAGATGTCCTAGGCGACATTTTAATCGTTGAAGTAGTAGATGATACAAACGTTACACAAGCAGTAGCAAAAAAAGGCAATACTGTGAGAATTTATAATGATGAAACTAATGAAACTATTGGTTTCAATTTTTTTGGCCTAGGTAAAGATCTTGAATTGAACACTAAGGGACAAGTATTCCTTAATGATGATCAAGTTTCATTACTTAACAAAAAACTTTCTGCAGATGGTTTCTCTGACACATTGGAAGTTGATAATAAACCAAAGTTTGTTATTGGACATGTTGATGAAATCAAAGAACATCCAGATTCAGATCATTTACATATTACACAAACAAGCGTTGGCTTAGATAAGCCAGTTCAAATTGTTTGTGGTGCAGCAAATATTGACCAAGGACAATTAGTCGTAGTAGCATTACCAGGTGCAGTTATGCCCACAGGTAGTGAAATTTGGCCAGGTCAATTACGTGGTGTAGATAGTTATGGAATGATTTGTTCTGCAAAGGAATTAGGTATTCCTAATGCACCTAAGAAGCGTGGTATATTAGTACTTGATGACGGTGTAGCTGGACAGGCATTTGATTTTGAAAAAGCAGAAAAAATGTTCAATTAG
- the murC gene encoding UDP-N-acetylmuramate--L-alanine ligase codes for MKENTDYYFVGIKGTGMSALALILKDLGYEVQGSDIDKYTFTQRGLEQAGIKILPFAEENIHEGLTIIKGNAFDDDQVEIKKAKDLHLPVVTYPQMVGKLVSEYTSIGIAGSHGKTSTTGLLAHTLSGIAKTSYLIGDGTGKGVKDAKFFVFEADEYRRHFLDYSPDYLIITNIDFDHPDYFFGGINDVVDAFESESRKTKKGIFIWGEDTHAKSIKADVPIYYYGLNESDDIRATNINRTVKGSSFDVSIKGENIGNFEIPLYGEHNVLNSLAVIGVGHMENLDHALINKELQTFSGVKRRFSEKKVADMVIIDDYAHHPQEIKATIDAARQKYPDREVIAVFQPHTYTRTLALMDDFAKSLDLADEVYLTSIFGSIREKHGDITSKDLGDKIHKGGDVLKLEDMSPLLDYHNAVIIFMGAGDVQKYETAYEQVLSNLNPNQQ; via the coding sequence ATGAAAGAAAATACAGACTATTATTTCGTTGGTATTAAAGGAACAGGAATGAGTGCGTTAGCACTTATCTTAAAAGATTTAGGATATGAGGTTCAAGGTTCTGATATTGATAAATATACATTTACTCAAAGAGGCCTAGAACAAGCAGGTATCAAAATTTTACCTTTTGCGGAAGAAAATATTCACGAAGGTCTAACAATTATCAAGGGTAATGCGTTTGATGATGATCAAGTTGAAATAAAAAAGGCCAAAGATTTACATCTACCAGTCGTTACTTATCCACAAATGGTTGGTAAGTTGGTTTCTGAATATACTTCAATCGGTATTGCTGGTTCACACGGTAAAACAAGTACAACTGGTTTGTTAGCACATACTTTAAGTGGTATTGCCAAGACATCTTACCTAATTGGGGATGGTACTGGTAAAGGAGTTAAGGATGCTAAGTTCTTTGTTTTTGAAGCTGATGAATATCGTCGTCACTTCTTAGACTACTCACCAGATTATTTGATAATTACAAATATTGATTTTGATCACCCAGATTACTTCTTTGGTGGTATCAATGATGTAGTTGATGCTTTTGAGTCAGAATCACGTAAGACCAAAAAAGGTATTTTCATTTGGGGAGAAGACACACACGCTAAGTCTATCAAAGCTGATGTTCCAATTTATTATTATGGATTGAACGAATCAGATGATATTCGTGCAACAAACATAAATAGAACTGTTAAAGGCTCATCGTTTGATGTCTCCATTAAAGGTGAAAATATCGGTAATTTTGAAATTCCTTTGTATGGTGAACATAACGTTCTTAACTCATTAGCTGTTATTGGTGTTGGTCATATGGAGAACCTTGACCATGCATTGATCAATAAGGAATTGCAAACATTTAGTGGTGTTAAGAGACGTTTCAGTGAAAAGAAAGTTGCTGACATGGTTATCATTGATGATTATGCGCACCATCCACAAGAAATTAAAGCAACAATTGATGCTGCTAGACAAAAGTATCCTGACCGCGAAGTAATAGCTGTATTCCAACCTCATACATACACTAGAACTCTTGCCTTAATGGACGATTTTGCTAAGTCATTGGACCTTGCTGATGAAGTCTATTTGACAAGTATCTTTGGTTCAATCCGTGAGAAACATGGAGATATTACAAGTAAAGATCTAGGTGATAAGATCCATAAAGGTGGAGACGTTCTTAAACTTGAAGATATGTCACCATTATTGGATTATCATAATGCTGTTATTATTTTCATGGGTGCAGGGGATGTTCAAAAGTATGAAACTGCATATGAACAAGTTTTGAGTAATTTGAATCCTAATCAACAATAA